CCCACCTTTTTTGTTACTTACTGTTATAGTTGACATTACATGTttttaaaatacacaaattctttttCGCTTAAATCTTTTTCGGAATATAAGGGTCGAAAAGTGATGCGCCGCTGTCATTAGCATTTTCCAATATACACCGCGGGAAGGATGCTTAGTCGAGCTTTACATCTacgatctttttatttttaacattaatataaaatctcAAACAGTACACAATTGTACGTTTCAGTTTCACTATTGAAGAAAATCGATCAAGAAAATTATTAGATGCTGTAGTTTTTGTAGCCAGAGCAACTATTTTTTGTCGTTTTGGAATTTCCATGAGAATAATTTGATTGTCTGGCCACGTGTCTTCTGAGTCACGAAGCCATTGTGGCTTGTAACCCAAAGATTATTATGGATCAAGTCGTGCGGATCAGAACCTCTAGAAAGAGGATCTGGTGGATTAGTATATGATGGCACATGGCGCCATTGAACTTTCTCGAGTAATTGCTGAATCTCGTTCATGCGATTAGCTACAAATGTTTTTAATGAGTGAGCCAATGTATTTATCCAACGCAGGGTAATTATACAGTGAGGCCAGAAGATGATTTTGTTCACTGTGTTCTACTGTGAGAGATTTTATTGTTGCTTGAAAAATCCCAGTTGATAAAACCGCGGTAGACAACTCTAATCGTGTGATATGACTGCTTGAATTATTTGTGGAacgcatgtatatatacatacatatatatatatatatatatatatatatatatatatatatatatatatatatatactccaTCTGTTGCTTGACTAGCATCACAAAACTCATGCAATTGTAACTGTATGTATTTGTTGCATATGATTCTTTGTGGAATGAATATATTTCTGATATGCACTAAACTGTCCTCAAAATGTTTCCATTCCGAAACCCAATCTTCTGGGAGTGACGCATtccattgtaaatataaataccaGGGTTTCTGCATAAAAATTTTACTTCTAACTATAATCTCCCAAGTAACCTATAATACCCAAGTAAACCGcgataaaatgtttcttttccttACCTGCGGAATAGGATCATTGTCTCAAACCGTGTATTACCCTAAAGTATCGTGTACTCGATTCCAAAACAAACCTAAAGTCTTCTTCCATTCGCCTGGAAGTATCTTAAAGAGTTTATCATCTGTCTGCTGTATGTATGACTCTAATAAACGCGAATCAGTGGAAAACCATTGGCGTAATTCGAATTCTCCCTTGCGAATTATATTTACTAATTCGTCGCGAATTTTCACTGCCTCGTCGAATGTATCTGCTCCAGTTAAAAGATCATCGAcataaaaatctaattttaatgtCGCGGCTACTCttgggaaatatattttttcatcttCCGCGAGTTGATGCAACGTTTTTATTGCTAAATATTGCGTTGACGCAGTACCATATGTAACGGTATTTAAAACGTAAGTTAAAATTGGTAACGATTTGTTTCCTCGCCAAAGTATCTTATAATATTGATGATCTTCCGCAGCTAATTGCATTTGTCAATTCATTTTGGCTATATCTGCAATAACATCATATTTGTGAATACGAACTCggcttaaaattgaaaataaatcttccTGTATAGTTGGAGCTGTTATAAGGATATTGTAAGTAAAACACCTGATGTTATATTCACAAATGCGTCAAATACTACCCTGATTTTTGTTGTTAAATTGCCCTCCTTTCGAACTACATGATATGGAAAATGGTATCCGtccgattttataattatattataaaatataattttcttaaatagtTACTGTATTGTAAAGCAATCACacgtaaaattgtttatttgccAAATGTgtacaatttgaaatatatcgaATTCTATTTGTCAATCGCTGCGTCATCTCTCTTCCAAGTAACaattctgttatcaatattttgcGGTCGCTCCTTTAACGACCACTGGTTGATTCCATACTATTGCAACATTGCCCAGCTTTTCCAATACGCGATCGTTCTGACCGCATCAAACTTCGACATCGTTGGTTACCTTCGTTTCAAGACATAGCACATAGTTTCAATTCTCGGTTAGTAACCTCAAACTACAACGTTCTGTTTCAGCAAGAGGCGATTAATAAACCCTGTGTCACATTGATTTCTCTCTACTACAATAGTATTTATTGTAGCATCGATGACACTTCAAGTAAGATTTTCGGttataaagaaacaataaaagatcGTAAAATTACAAGTTTTCATTGATACTATTACAGTTTGTTGTATATTTTGTATGCATACCACGTTGGCCCGAAATCGTGAGAAGATTGTCTGGAGTTTAGAAAACTTTGTCTGGTGGATGCTCGTCACGGTCACTTTAAGTGGTGAAAAGTACACTCGTAGTGCTCTACGGGTGTGGGTCTCGATGTTAGGACCTGCACGTCTCAAGAATGGAGCTCTCTTTGTCTTTGAGGTGCGTGGAACATGTCAAAGCATGCACGCACTTTCGAGATAGTTTTTCCCTGGCAAGCGAGCCGCAAGGGTAGCAGCTTCACCGTGCGATAATGTACAgaatgtttgattttattttcttaaggaACCTTATTATTGTTAGTTGAACTGTTTCCTTCGTGACGCTCACCACCATATTCACAATGCAATTTTTTAGATTACCTGTAACACGTTTACGATGAGCTGAACCATCAGTGGTATATGAACTGTTGCTGCATAAGAGaaccatttatttcttttttaatgtattcTCTAATGATTCTTTCTCTAATGTACTCTCGTCTGAAGTGTAGCAGATCATAACCTTTCCCTTCGATAACATATAGCAGATTCATCTGTTGAATCATGGAATTTCCTTTTTAACATCCCAAtggaaaagattttcaaagctGAGCTCAGTCTGGTTTGAAGCATCGAGCGGTATAGATAGATCTAACGAGTGAGAAAATCGGAAAAGTGATTCTTCTCTTGGTAAATAAgttcttttggtaaatatcattttgtgagttagtaataacaattagaaattttcaacccatgtatttattcatttttttattagaacaatGGTAAGACGTTTAAACACGAATGAATCTCATGACCCAAGTAGTAGTGAAGATGAGCTCCAGATAGACGTTTATACAGATATGTTAGAAAGACTAAATGTAGAAGAAAACGATAGCAGTGATAGTGATATCGTCCAACCAACAAAGCGACGAAGAGATTGCATAGATAGCGATAGCGATGAAAGTGATACGGAAGAAGGCACACCGCTAAATGACAACGTATCGTCAAGTGAAGAGTGGGAAAACGTCACTGTATCAGGCGTTCCTCCAGCAACGATAAATTTTGACTTACATCACGAAATAGCCGGACCACAACTACCAAATAATGTAAAAGAACCCATAggttattttacattataatttacaGATGAATTAGTAGACAGTATAATGAAAGAAACGAACAATTATGTCAAGgaagaaattagaaagaaaCAACTTTCGCGTTCAATGTTTTCTGATGCTCACCTGGGTCCATATGGAAATCAGCGAAGCTCAATGTTTTCTTtccaaatgtttcaattatcaAGGTTAtctttataaatgaaaagaagtttaaTTTTATAAGGATGTTTATTGTACGGGACGCGATTACATCCGTTACGTTCAATAAATGACGATGCCACGAATTTGCTGCTTCGATCTTTCATCATCTTTCAACCGGAGACCAATTGAATCTTCTTGAACGTTCTGATTCCTGAAAATTCTGGGCTTTTCTCGACATTTCCGCTTCGAAATTGCCGCTCTTGAGCGTCGATATCGCACGTCGAGGTTGACAACCGTCTTCACCCTTACAGTCATCTTCACACTTGCCTTACAACTTGGATGAACTAAATGGTCTTGCATATTACTAGCATAACCTGCGATGCGAATCACTTTATTTTTGCATCGAATTGCACGATCCTTTATTCGCGATATCTATAATACTGTTTGAATgtcaaaatgtttaaatatggcgaaattatttttaacaatccttccattatatgtatttatttcctGATAAATTATTCCCGTTAcagttttttattcattttttctgcTAATAAAATTTACATCTATTTTCCTATGGTATCCGATACCGGTCCATGTTGCAACATCATAGTAATAGTAAATGAAAGATTACTATTTGCAAAAAAGCATGTCCCtacatacgaagcaaaaatgaCAAAGTGTGGTATTTATAggcgaaaataaatttaattctgcTGAATCGGACggttctaattattattatcgtgaTTTAAGAAGAGAACAGCATTCGCGTCGTCGCCAAATAGAAAGTAGTGTCGTTAGATTATAAGCCGTTAATTGGATGGTGTggataaatgtatgtaaattttATGAACAGAGAAATTAATAGGAAAATGTATGTAGAAATAACTGATTAGCAAATAAATACTTATCAGTACAGTAATAAAGGTATTCTCTTATAAAAACAGTTATGTTCTATGTTAGCTTGCAAAAT
The window above is part of the Nomia melanderi isolate GNS246 chromosome 2, iyNomMela1, whole genome shotgun sequence genome. Proteins encoded here:
- the LOC143174272 gene encoding uncharacterized protein LOC143174272, encoding MQLAAEDHQYYKILWRGNKSLPILTYVLNTVTYGTASTQYLAIKTLHQLAEDEKIYFPRVAATLKLDFYVDDLLTGADTFDEAVKIRDELVNIIRKGEFELRQWFSTDSRLLESYIQQTDDKLFKILPGEWKKTLGLFWNRVHDTLG